One genomic window of Sodaliphilus pleomorphus includes the following:
- a CDS encoding pyridoxal phosphate-dependent aminotransferase: protein MQNAIYNDIVPAHRVQQIKEYYFSVKLKEIASLNAQGAGIISLGVGGPDRPPHPAVVDTLCREAHKPEAHGYQPYVGIPALRAAYAKWYKKYFNVDLDPDSEIQPLIGSKEGILHTTLAFVNPGDGVLVPNPGYPTYTSVSKIAEAVIYNYDLTEDNNWEPDFEALERLPLERVKLMWVNYPHMPTGHKASISLFERLVAFGKKHNIVIVNDNPYSFILHRQQLSILSVPGAKNIAIEMNSLSKSHNMPGWRMGMVASNPAFINWILKVKSNVDSGQYKPMMLAAVKALECDSSWYEELNAEYRKRRVIAERIMDALGCHYDKEQAGLFVWGKIPDRYADAGELADDVLYQAHVFVVPGFIFGSNGNRYIRVSLCATQDNLREALNRINQFIKQ from the coding sequence ATGCAGAATGCAATTTACAATGATATAGTGCCAGCACATCGCGTGCAGCAAATAAAAGAGTATTACTTCTCGGTCAAGCTCAAAGAGATCGCCAGCCTCAATGCGCAGGGTGCTGGTATCATTTCTCTGGGAGTAGGCGGTCCCGACCGTCCACCCCACCCCGCCGTTGTCGACACCCTGTGTCGCGAGGCTCACAAGCCCGAGGCACATGGGTATCAACCTTATGTGGGAATTCCGGCTTTGAGAGCGGCCTACGCCAAGTGGTACAAGAAATATTTCAATGTCGACTTGGACCCTGATAGCGAGATTCAGCCGCTCATAGGGTCGAAAGAAGGCATATTGCACACTACCCTGGCATTTGTCAATCCTGGCGACGGCGTGCTTGTGCCCAATCCTGGCTACCCGACTTATACATCTGTCAGCAAGATAGCCGAAGCTGTCATCTACAACTACGACTTGACCGAGGACAACAACTGGGAGCCCGATTTTGAAGCACTCGAACGTTTGCCCCTCGAGCGTGTCAAGCTCATGTGGGTCAACTACCCGCACATGCCTACTGGTCACAAGGCATCAATATCGCTATTCGAGCGTTTGGTTGCATTTGGCAAGAAACACAACATTGTGATTGTCAACGACAATCCCTATAGTTTCATCCTACATCGACAACAATTGAGCATTCTATCGGTGCCAGGAGCCAAAAACATAGCCATCGAGATGAACTCATTGAGCAAGTCGCACAACATGCCTGGCTGGCGCATGGGCATGGTGGCCAGTAACCCTGCCTTCATCAACTGGATTTTGAAAGTGAAATCCAATGTCGATTCAGGCCAGTATAAGCCTATGATGCTCGCAGCTGTCAAAGCACTTGAGTGCGACAGCTCCTGGTATGAAGAGTTGAATGCCGAGTATCGCAAGCGTCGCGTCATTGCCGAGCGCATCATGGATGCACTGGGCTGCCACTACGACAAGGAGCAGGCAGGCTTGTTTGTGTGGGGGAAAATCCCCGACCGCTATGCCGATGCCGGAGAGCTTGCCGACGATGTTTTATACCAGGCCCACGTGTTTGTAGTTCCAGGGTTTATATTTGGGAGCAACGGCAACCGGTATATACGCGTTTCGCTGTGCGCCACCCAAGACAACCTGCGTGAAGCATTAAATCGTATTAACCAATTCATAAAACAATAA
- a CDS encoding prephenate dehydratase, with protein sequence MHKVAIQGVAGCFHDAAAREYFQGQDIETIPCDTFRDMFSLLHDDASMLGIMAIENTIAGSLLQNYDLLRQSNEIITGEHKMHISHAIAALPGQMLEDIVEVNSHPMALLQCEQYLHRHPKMKVVETNDTAGSAKMIAEGRLMGHAAVCGTYAARLYGLQVLESDIQTNKHNSTRFLIVAHPAAAGCFMQSKKVNKASIVFTLPHTQGSLSAVLTIFSFYGMNLSKIQSTPIIGREWEYRFYIDLTFNDYKRYKQSIDATRPLINDFKILGEYAECNLQ encoded by the coding sequence CAAAGTCGCCATACAAGGAGTTGCCGGATGCTTTCATGATGCTGCTGCTCGTGAATATTTCCAAGGACAAGATATTGAAACAATACCTTGCGACACGTTTCGCGACATGTTTTCCCTGCTTCACGACGATGCTTCAATGCTTGGTATTATGGCCATAGAAAACACAATTGCCGGCAGTCTGCTCCAGAACTATGACTTGTTGCGACAAAGCAATGAGATTATCACTGGTGAGCACAAAATGCACATTTCACACGCCATAGCTGCCCTGCCTGGGCAGATGCTCGAAGACATTGTCGAGGTTAACTCTCACCCCATGGCCCTGCTGCAGTGCGAGCAATACTTGCATCGCCACCCAAAGATGAAAGTGGTAGAAACCAATGACACTGCTGGGAGTGCCAAGATGATTGCCGAGGGCCGGCTCATGGGACATGCTGCCGTGTGTGGCACGTATGCAGCCCGGCTATACGGCTTGCAAGTGCTTGAAAGCGATATCCAGACCAACAAGCACAATTCAACACGTTTCTTGATTGTTGCCCATCCTGCGGCAGCAGGTTGCTTCATGCAAAGCAAAAAAGTAAACAAGGCATCGATTGTGTTCACACTTCCCCACACACAAGGAAGCTTGTCGGCTGTGCTCACGATATTTTCTTTCTACGGGATGAATCTCTCCAAGATTCAATCCACGCCCATCATAGGGCGAGAATGGGAGTACCGCTTCTATATCGACTTAACTTTCAACGATTATAAGCGATACAAGCAGTCGATCGATGCAACTCGGCCACTCATCAATGATTTTAAAATTTTAGGAGAATATGCAGAATGCAATTTACAATGA